A single genomic interval of Osmerus eperlanus chromosome 14, fOsmEpe2.1, whole genome shotgun sequence harbors:
- the prkaa1 gene encoding 5'-AMP-activated protein kinase catalytic subunit alpha-1: protein MATDKQKHEGRVKIGHYILGDTLGVGTFGKVKVGQHELTKHQVAVKILNRQKIRSLDVVGKIRREIQNLKLFRHPHIIKLYQVISTPTDIFMVMEYVSGGELFDYICKNGKLDEKESRRLFQQIISAVDYCHRHMVVHRDLKPENVLLDAQMNAKIADFGLSNMMSDGEFLRTSCGSPNYAAPEVISGRLYAGPEVDIWSSGVILYALLCGTLPFDDDHVPTLFKKICDGIFFTPQYLNPAVISLLKHMLQVDPMKRATIKEIREDQWFKEDLPKYLFPEDPSYSNNMIDDEALKEVCEKFECSEEEVLTCLYSRNHQDPLAVAYHLIIDNRRIMSEAKDFYLASSPPDAFLDDQHLTASSASAAGIKPHPERVAPFLVAETQPRPRHTLDELNPQKSKHQGVRRAKWHLGIRSQSRPNDIMSEVCRAMKQLDYEWKVANPYYLRVRRKNPVTGMQTKMSLQLYQVDSRTYLLDFRSIDDDMFETKSGTATPHRSGSVGNYRATLKNDAEVAEAKGDGASAPVPAATPAKPSEGSLASSLTSSVDSAGGDGAAYPRPGSHTIEFFEMCANLIKLLAR from the exons ATGGCGACGGATAAACAGAAACATGAAGGTAGAGTGAAGATTGGACATTATATTCTTGGAGACACACTTGGAGTGGGGACGTTCGGAAAAGTTAAAG tgggCCAGCATGAGCTGACCAAGCACCAAGTGGCAGTGAAGATCCTGAACAGGCAGAAGATCCGCAGTTTGGACGTGGTGGGCAAGATCCGCCGGGAGATCCAGAACCTGAAGCTTTTCAGGCATCCCCACATCATTAAGCT GTACCAGGTGATAAGCACCCCCACAGACATCTTCATGGTGATGGAGTATGTCTCCGGAGGAGAGCTCTTTGACTACATCTGCAAAAACGGAAAG CTGGATGAGAAGGAGAGCCGCCGTCTGTTCCAGCAGATCATCTCGGCGGTGGACTACTGCCACAGACACATGGTGGTCCACAGAGACCTCAAGCCTGAGAACGTGCTGCTGGACGCTCAGATGAACGCCAAAATCGCAGACTTCG GGCTGTCCAACATGATGTCAGACGGAGAGTTTTTGCGGACGAGTTGTGGTTCGCCAAACTACGCTGCCCCTGAGGTCATCTCCGGAAG GCTCTACGCCGGCCCCGAGGTGGACATCTGGAGCAGCGGGGTGATCCTGTACGCTCTGCTGTGCGGCACGCTGCCCTTCGACGACGACCACGTGCCCACGCTCTTCAAGAAGATCTGCGACGGGATCTTCTTCACGCCGCAGTACCTGAACCCCGCCGTGATCAGCCTGCTCAAGCACATGCTGCAGGTGGATCCCATGAAGAGAGCCACGATCAAAGAGATCCG ggaggaCCAGTGGTTCAAAGAGGACCTTCCCAAGTACCTCTTCCCAGAGGACCCCTCCTACAGCAACAACATGATCGACGACGAGGCCCTGAAGGAGGTGTGCGAGAAGTTCGAGTGCTCCGAGGAGGAGGTGCTGACCTGCCTCTACAGCCGCAACCACCAGGACCCGCTGGCGGTGGCCTACCACCTCATCATCGACAACCGCCGCATCATGAGCGAGGCTAAGGACTTCTACCTGGCCTCCAGCCCGCCGGACGCCTTCCTGGACGACCAGCACCTCACCGCGTCCTCCGCCTCCGCCGCCGGCATCAAGCCCCACCCCGAGCGGGTGGCGCCCTTCTTGGTGGCGGAGACCCAGCCCAGGCCCCGGCACACGCTGGACGAGCTGAACCCCCAGAAGTCGAAGcaccagggggtgaggagggccaAGTGGCACCTGGGGATCCGGAGCCAGAGCAGACCCAATGACATCATGTCGGAGGTGTGCCGCGCCATGAAGCAGCTGGACTACGAgtggaag GTCGCAAACCCATATTACCTGCGCGTGCGGAGGAAGAACCCAGTCACGGGGATGCAAACCAAGATGAGCCTGCAGCTCTACCAGGTGGACAGCAGGACATACCTTCTCGACTTCCGTAGCATCGACG ATGACATGTTCGAGACTAAATCAGGCACGGCCACCCCCCATCGCTCAGGCTCCGTGGGGAACTACCGCGCAACCCTTAAGAACGATGCAGAGGTGGCCGAGGCCAAGGGAGACGGTGCCTCCGCCCCCGTGCCTGCCGCCaccccggccaaaccctccgaGGGCTCGCTAGCGTCCTCGCTCACCTCGTCTGTGGACTCCGCTGGGGGCGACGGCGCCGCGTACCCCCGCCCGGGCAGCCACACCATAGAGTTCTTTGAGATGTGCGCCAATCTCATCAAGCTACTTGCACGATAG